From the Leptospira biflexa serovar Patoc strain 'Patoc 1 (Paris)' genome, one window contains:
- the coaE gene encoding dephospho-CoA kinase (Dephospho-CoA kinase (CoaE) performs the final step in coenzyme A biosynthesis.), which yields MALAPNKTLIGITGSIGSGKSTALSIFGELGAVTISSDTIARSFTEPNSPVKSELVSIFGPSIVSENDTINRTKIAELAFSDETKLKALNELLHPLVRKQFLEFFQGTKEGSLVAWEVPLLFETDAHTICDFTVTISLPKEQNWDRVKVRGGMDKADFERRTASQMDIEKKKILSDFVVTNDTDREGLKEQIVIIYKEIQKRIQK from the coding sequence GTGGCACTTGCTCCAAACAAAACATTAATCGGTATTACCGGCTCCATTGGATCCGGGAAATCCACTGCGCTTTCCATCTTTGGAGAATTAGGTGCAGTGACGATTAGTTCTGATACAATTGCCAGAAGTTTCACAGAACCAAATAGCCCTGTCAAATCCGAACTCGTTTCGATCTTTGGACCATCGATTGTCTCAGAAAATGATACAATCAATCGCACAAAAATCGCAGAACTTGCTTTTAGCGACGAAACAAAACTAAAAGCACTCAATGAACTCCTCCACCCACTCGTAAGAAAACAATTCCTGGAATTTTTCCAAGGAACGAAGGAAGGGAGTCTCGTCGCCTGGGAAGTCCCACTTTTATTTGAAACCGATGCTCATACCATTTGTGATTTTACAGTCACAATTTCCCTTCCCAAAGAACAAAACTGGGATCGTGTGAAAGTAAGGGGTGGGATGGACAAAGCCGATTTCGAAAGAAGGACCGCTTCCCAAATGGACATCGAGAAAAAAAAGATCCTCTCTGATTTTGTCGTAACGAACGATACTGATAGAGAAGGGTTAAAAGAACAAATCGTTATTATCTATAAGGAAATTCAAAAAAGGATTCAAAAATGA
- a CDS encoding DUF2452 domain-containing protein yields the protein MEDPTIPHHSLTYGTSRLAPAISLVDRAKEIELAEESVKLHVHGKLEVIAKQIRALKEEAELILQQAEKDIELHKAKCQFEKKPGQFIYLYGKEGGDYFSLLSPREWGGNPPHPFKGAYTMNPDRSFTEIKEDTSKPN from the coding sequence ATGGAAGATCCAACTATCCCCCACCACAGCCTCACCTATGGAACCAGTCGTTTGGCACCTGCCATAAGTTTGGTTGATCGTGCCAAAGAAATTGAATTGGCAGAAGAGTCTGTGAAACTCCATGTCCATGGAAAACTCGAAGTCATTGCCAAACAAATTCGTGCCTTAAAAGAAGAAGCAGAACTCATCTTACAACAGGCAGAAAAAGACATCGAACTTCATAAGGCAAAATGCCAGTTTGAAAAAAAGCCGGGACAATTCATTTATTTATATGGAAAAGAAGGAGGAGATTATTTTTCCCTCCTCTCGCCGAGAGAATGGGGAGGAAATCCCCCTCATCCTTTTAAAGGTGCTTATACGATGAATCCGGACCGAAGTTTTACGGAAATCAAAGAAGATACGTCAAAACCAAATTAG
- a CDS encoding SPOR domain-containing protein, which translates to MKERVFYVINLDKQRIGVLSLFLFALFFSIFFLGVSVGKGKTEETQSLQKTPTVSLNPETNETNLPSPEAMVKKGEESTVSQSQGTQVASSLVQGTKPKESVSSQEIPMADIGNHPYYLETSTAKDEEERKQQIVDLTKSKEHRTNYVAKEEKLKNISSGSKSKLKQKQGIASVSKSVSQKEGNYLTIQLAAFTNRKSAETFLSQLLSDNQGTLKSKAFIMVKNGYFVVQLGKSKDKDSLQKILSKTVMPKEIKTKAMIIQYQPLS; encoded by the coding sequence ATGAAAGAGAGAGTATTTTACGTAATCAATTTAGACAAACAAAGGATTGGAGTTCTATCACTCTTTCTTTTCGCCCTATTCTTTTCTATTTTTTTCTTAGGCGTATCGGTTGGAAAAGGGAAAACGGAAGAGACACAAAGTTTACAAAAAACTCCTACGGTTAGTTTGAATCCAGAAACAAACGAAACAAATCTACCTTCCCCAGAAGCAATGGTCAAAAAAGGAGAAGAGTCTACCGTTTCCCAATCGCAAGGTACGCAAGTTGCTTCGTCTCTTGTCCAAGGAACAAAACCGAAAGAATCCGTTTCATCTCAAGAGATTCCAATGGCTGATATCGGAAACCATCCTTATTATTTGGAAACATCAACTGCCAAAGATGAAGAAGAAAGAAAACAACAAATAGTGGATCTAACCAAATCAAAAGAACATCGAACAAACTATGTAGCAAAGGAAGAGAAATTAAAAAACATTTCTTCTGGTTCTAAATCGAAACTGAAACAAAAACAAGGAATCGCATCTGTATCAAAATCGGTTTCCCAAAAAGAAGGGAATTACCTTACGATCCAACTTGCTGCGTTTACCAATCGTAAGTCAGCTGAGACATTTTTATCCCAATTACTTTCAGATAACCAAGGTACATTAAAATCAAAAGCATTCATCATGGTGAAAAACGGATACTTTGTGGTGCAACTCGGAAAATCCAAAGATAAAGATTCCCTCCAAAAGATTTTATCCAAAACCGTTATGCCAAAAGAAATCAAAACAAAGGCAATGATCATCCAATACCAACCATTATCTTAA
- a CDS encoding PLP-dependent aminotransferase family protein encodes MEKTKYQQLASDLKKEIESGYYSENEKIPSLREIQSLKSCSLSTAKEAYRILEEEGYLYAQNKSGYYVQKQISSVIFGPQNQFYESVEADDRIQQIMNTVMDPKLLSFGAAIPSETYLPIQELNTAFKRAFLHKDIFSYGDLQGNPNLREWIAKRTSLFGYRVISKQIQITSGCTEAITYSLFAVTEPGDTVIVPSPIYVGLFQILETLKLKVVEIPYRSGEGINSTEFEKLIKRHKPKVFLFAANFNNPNGILFSDQTKQNLANISYQYGIHLVEDDIYGDLYFDGSRPKPLVSFFPEGKNGPRSFLCSSFSKTLSPGLRIGWVSSKTGISALSKISRAFKIAENHPTQICILEFLKRQTYERHLKYLRREYKSLCQDYIQLLVKESEGNIKITKPDGGFVLWIESALDGDKLLLDAKKMGIAIAPGSLFGLSKHWNQFFRLNVSVGSSPKIREKLSLFAKRFLKK; translated from the coding sequence ATGGAAAAAACAAAATACCAACAACTTGCATCTGATCTCAAAAAAGAAATTGAATCCGGATATTATTCTGAAAACGAAAAGATCCCATCTCTTCGCGAAATCCAATCTTTAAAATCATGTAGTTTATCAACAGCCAAAGAAGCCTACCGAATTTTGGAAGAAGAAGGTTATCTTTATGCTCAAAACAAATCAGGCTATTATGTACAGAAACAAATCAGTTCGGTGATCTTTGGTCCTCAAAATCAATTTTATGAATCGGTAGAAGCCGATGATCGAATCCAACAAATCATGAATACTGTCATGGATCCAAAACTTTTATCCTTTGGAGCCGCTATCCCATCTGAAACGTATTTACCTATTCAGGAATTGAATACTGCATTCAAAAGAGCATTTTTACACAAAGATATCTTTAGTTATGGGGACTTACAAGGGAATCCAAATTTACGAGAATGGATCGCCAAACGAACATCCCTTTTTGGATACCGAGTGATTTCTAAACAAATCCAAATCACTTCAGGTTGCACAGAAGCAATCACCTACTCTTTGTTTGCTGTGACTGAACCTGGCGATACCGTGATTGTTCCTTCTCCCATTTATGTAGGGCTCTTCCAAATCCTAGAAACACTAAAATTAAAAGTAGTAGAAATTCCTTATAGAAGTGGTGAAGGAATAAATAGTACCGAATTTGAAAAACTCATCAAACGACACAAACCAAAGGTATTTTTATTTGCCGCAAACTTCAATAACCCCAATGGAATTTTATTTAGTGACCAAACAAAACAAAACTTAGCGAATATCTCCTACCAATACGGAATCCATCTCGTAGAAGATGATATTTATGGGGATTTGTACTTTGATGGGAGTCGACCAAAACCCTTGGTGAGTTTTTTCCCAGAAGGAAAGAATGGTCCGAGATCATTTTTATGTTCTTCCTTTTCCAAAACACTTTCACCTGGATTACGGATTGGTTGGGTCTCTTCCAAAACGGGGATTTCTGCCTTATCCAAAATTTCGAGAGCATTTAAAATCGCAGAAAACCATCCGACTCAAATATGTATTTTGGAATTTTTAAAACGCCAAACATACGAAAGGCATTTAAAATATTTACGACGAGAATACAAATCACTTTGCCAGGACTATATCCAATTACTTGTCAAAGAAAGTGAAGGAAACATAAAAATCACAAAACCAGACGGTGGTTTTGTCCTATGGATTGAATCAGCGTTAGATGGTGATAAATTACTTTTGGATGCAAAAAAAATGGGCATAGCGATTGCACCAGGATCCTTATTTGGACTTTCTAAACATTGGAACCAATTCTTTCGTTTGAATGTTTCCGTAGGAAGCTCACCTAAAATCAGGGAGAAACTCAGTTTGTTTGCAAAACGATTCTTAAAAAAATAG
- a CDS encoding lipoprotein LipL45 translates to MKASKLTIIGLAILFTGLTVCKKPDAEVTEAPKKPADLSAVVVFAVGDSKIQHADQTEEKAQLGSLLKTGDNVVTGDNGKVDIQFADGSSIRISPKSAIDFARLSQDNAGTTDTQIALVSGKVFAKVNKAKKEDNFTVVTPTAIAGVRGTSFIVESAEGKPAKVKVVEGSVAFAPRVPALEKLSEEEISKNGDLKKLQESIAKAEVILEKDQASTQSAKSAELAKSADIQSLDLSKAFKTSEKEKLVVESAKLTKNEEQEIKTIVTVDKQTAQEIVKLSESAQTEKLDELKKQEIDTKKHEIEKEVAKRQEEEKKKFEDSLASQPKDFKSKKDIVNYYERIEKIVLVDGKTVIGAIINQENGQLIVHTENGVKKIDMDNVEEVIYDLQQKSKF, encoded by the coding sequence ATGAAAGCATCGAAACTAACCATCATAGGACTTGCGATTCTTTTCACTGGACTTACAGTTTGTAAGAAACCAGATGCAGAAGTAACGGAAGCACCTAAAAAACCAGCAGACTTGTCTGCGGTTGTCGTATTTGCGGTAGGAGATTCAAAAATCCAACACGCAGACCAAACGGAAGAAAAAGCACAACTTGGTTCTCTTCTGAAAACAGGGGATAATGTAGTCACAGGCGACAATGGAAAAGTAGACATCCAATTTGCAGATGGCTCGAGCATTCGTATCTCTCCAAAGTCCGCGATTGACTTTGCAAGACTATCACAAGACAATGCAGGAACAACAGACACTCAAATTGCTCTCGTTTCTGGAAAGGTTTTTGCGAAAGTCAACAAAGCTAAGAAAGAAGACAACTTTACTGTCGTGACACCAACTGCGATTGCGGGTGTGCGAGGAACGTCTTTTATCGTAGAATCAGCTGAAGGAAAACCTGCGAAAGTGAAAGTAGTGGAAGGATCCGTTGCATTTGCTCCGCGTGTTCCCGCTCTTGAAAAACTTTCTGAAGAAGAAATTTCTAAGAATGGTGATCTTAAAAAACTACAAGAGTCCATTGCAAAAGCAGAAGTCATCTTAGAAAAAGACCAAGCTTCGACTCAATCTGCAAAATCTGCAGAACTTGCGAAATCAGCAGACATCCAATCTTTGGATTTGTCAAAAGCGTTTAAAACTTCTGAGAAAGAAAAACTCGTAGTTGAAAGTGCGAAATTGACTAAAAACGAAGAACAAGAAATCAAAACGATCGTGACTGTTGACAAACAAACAGCACAAGAGATTGTAAAACTTAGTGAATCAGCACAAACTGAGAAACTCGATGAATTGAAAAAACAAGAAATCGATACTAAGAAACATGAGATCGAAAAAGAAGTAGCGAAACGACAAGAAGAAGAGAAGAAAAAATTCGAAGATTCTTTAGCGAGCCAACCAAAAGATTTCAAATCTAAAAAAGACATTGTAAACTACTACGAAAGAATCGAAAAAATCGTGTTAGTTGACGGAAAAACAGTGATTGGTGCGATCATCAACCAAGAAAATGGTCAACTGATTGTTCACACTGAAAATGGTGTTAAAAAAATTGATATGGACAATGTAGAAGAAGTCATTTACGACCTTCAACAAAAATCCAAATTCTAA
- a CDS encoding radical SAM protein: MAETSTLNQRPASSLPLLEEMERTYKDLPMEAIVKQDILRQGIHFFPEAFQVKDPYKSKDYFIFSFDHIPLADLKDGADTKAPEEIKISGGHFGLLKTVISTRNNPNSPYKMKLKEGKPTLYLDETEIGTAEYPPIPSWYKHKTKSGKFPGEIAPVIEWGYLLYLTVFRNCQYFGKDEECAYCDINHNYRQQKGAGRPYTGVKDVEDILEVLSWVDAEDQIAKVYTITGGSVLTNLKKKSEVDFYLQYPQAIEARFPKRWMGKLVAQAFEKEDCQKFKDAGIQIYHPNYEVWDKTLFEKICPGKASWIGYENWIRRVVDSAEVFGPENVIPNFVGGVELSEPWGFKTVKEAITSTKQGLDFFMSKGIVPRFTAWCPEPYTTLGQQAGPPLVYFCELLRAWKETFESYGLPTPPGYGEPGPGKAVFSVSAFMDVIGYSGRN, encoded by the coding sequence ATGGCTGAAACCTCTACATTGAACCAAAGACCTGCCTCCTCACTTCCATTATTGGAAGAAATGGAAAGAACTTACAAAGACCTACCCATGGAAGCCATTGTCAAACAAGACATCCTCCGGCAGGGGATTCATTTTTTTCCTGAGGCTTTCCAAGTGAAAGACCCGTATAAATCCAAAGACTACTTCATCTTTTCCTTTGATCATATCCCACTGGCCGACCTAAAAGATGGCGCAGATACCAAAGCACCGGAAGAAATCAAAATCAGCGGAGGTCACTTCGGACTTCTGAAAACAGTGATCTCCACTCGTAACAACCCAAATTCACCGTACAAAATGAAACTGAAGGAGGGAAAGCCAACTCTCTACTTAGATGAAACAGAGATTGGAACCGCCGAATACCCTCCGATTCCGTCTTGGTACAAACACAAAACCAAATCGGGAAAATTTCCGGGTGAAATTGCTCCCGTCATTGAATGGGGATACCTCTTGTACCTAACGGTCTTTCGCAATTGCCAGTACTTTGGAAAAGATGAGGAATGTGCCTACTGCGATATCAACCATAACTACCGCCAACAAAAAGGGGCCGGACGGCCTTATACAGGTGTTAAGGATGTCGAAGATATTTTAGAAGTCCTTTCTTGGGTGGATGCAGAAGACCAAATTGCAAAGGTATACACCATCACTGGTGGCTCTGTCCTCACCAATTTAAAGAAAAAATCAGAAGTAGATTTTTACCTCCAATACCCACAAGCCATCGAAGCCAGGTTTCCCAAACGATGGATGGGAAAACTGGTGGCACAGGCCTTTGAAAAGGAAGATTGCCAGAAATTCAAAGATGCGGGGATCCAAATCTACCATCCCAATTATGAAGTGTGGGACAAAACACTCTTTGAAAAAATTTGTCCAGGGAAAGCCAGTTGGATCGGGTATGAAAACTGGATCCGACGTGTGGTGGATTCGGCTGAAGTGTTTGGTCCCGAAAATGTCATTCCAAACTTTGTTGGTGGAGTGGAACTTTCCGAACCATGGGGATTCAAAACAGTGAAAGAGGCCATCACATCCACCAAACAAGGATTAGACTTTTTTATGTCCAAAGGAATTGTGCCTAGATTTACAGCATGGTGCCCCGAACCATACACAACCCTTGGCCAACAAGCAGGTCCTCCGCTTGTTTATTTTTGTGAATTGTTACGCGCATGGAAAGAAACCTTTGAATCCTATGGATTGCCAACACCTCCTGGATATGGGGAACCTGGACCCGGGAAAGCAGTTTTTTCTGTCTCTGCCTTTATGGATGTCATAGGATATTCTGGGCGAAATTAG
- a CDS encoding PP2C family protein-serine/threonine phosphatase has product MRKVILGLVCVAIALSSFQCQNPDLEGDLRFRQGILDLREITFKENTSIELQGEWELYFGEFHYPPFHGQKELTGYLAIPNSWQNEEYGGIELPRTGKVTLRAFIHTNKQTVGQELRIYIPDIASSYRFFANGVLIGGQGKPGINQFDDTPRIKSKYYTLIPDDEVIELVFHIANYENNFGGFWGNPIIGNKYAMDREKMFANARELFLLGALSLIGLYHFGLFFYKRKEKSIFYFAIFCFLLGIRLAFTGERYVLELFPRFHWPTAFRIEFASYYFAVPTFLLFIHSLFPEESKAKHVRRAIITSSLFSLTLFLPISIFTILLYGFQILAFIIIGYVIHINLKAVINSRPNSKLFLMGLLVLAFSVSFDILKHSLNSRGIGLTPYALLCFIFIQSLILSSRIANAFVRAEELAESLKISNESLLAVTENLEQIVSDRTYQLNSSLNRIKKDLLLAKKIQQKILPEDGIKFDPLKIHLYFQPQDEVGGDFYDIFELDNGTVRFFVADATGHGIQAALYTMAIKSEYEAIKRFITKTDDLMNHLNQKIQNKFSGLKIVFSGFLLDIDTKTKTVYYSSAGHPNQIFVSNGTQIILNRTGNIIGLKKDQPYTQKQFPILEGDRILLFTDGMLEQKNEAREEFGMERIQTILSEFQNKESERVLSELVIQLFLFQGKEEQEDDQTMVLVEWEKKDPVT; this is encoded by the coding sequence ATGCGAAAAGTAATTTTAGGTTTGGTGTGTGTCGCCATAGCCTTATCTTCATTCCAATGCCAGAATCCTGATTTAGAGGGAGACCTCCGTTTTCGCCAAGGGATCTTAGATTTACGCGAGATCACTTTCAAAGAAAACACATCCATCGAATTACAAGGGGAATGGGAATTGTATTTTGGAGAATTCCATTACCCACCCTTTCACGGCCAAAAGGAATTAACAGGATACCTTGCCATTCCAAACTCATGGCAAAATGAAGAGTATGGTGGCATCGAATTACCAAGAACTGGTAAGGTCACCTTACGTGCGTTCATTCACACTAACAAACAAACTGTCGGCCAAGAACTTAGGATTTATATTCCAGACATTGCCTCTTCGTATCGTTTTTTTGCCAATGGAGTTCTCATTGGTGGCCAAGGAAAACCTGGTATCAATCAATTTGATGACACTCCTCGTATCAAATCAAAATACTACACTCTCATCCCGGACGATGAAGTGATCGAACTTGTATTTCACATTGCCAATTATGAAAACAATTTTGGTGGATTTTGGGGGAATCCTATCATAGGAAACAAATATGCAATGGATCGGGAGAAGATGTTTGCCAATGCCAGAGAATTGTTTCTCCTAGGTGCACTATCCCTCATTGGACTCTATCATTTTGGATTGTTCTTTTACAAACGAAAGGAAAAATCCATTTTTTACTTTGCTATCTTTTGTTTTTTACTGGGAATACGCCTTGCCTTTACAGGCGAGAGGTATGTATTGGAACTCTTTCCTAGGTTTCATTGGCCCACTGCATTTCGCATTGAGTTTGCTTCTTATTATTTTGCAGTCCCCACGTTTTTACTTTTTATCCATTCCTTATTTCCAGAAGAATCAAAAGCCAAACATGTTCGCCGTGCCATCATCACAAGTTCACTCTTTTCTTTGACTTTATTTTTACCCATCTCCATTTTTACGATTTTACTTTATGGATTTCAAATTTTAGCATTCATCATCATCGGATATGTGATCCATATCAATTTAAAAGCTGTCATCAACAGCAGACCAAATTCTAAACTTTTTTTGATGGGACTACTTGTCTTAGCATTTTCCGTTTCCTTTGATATCCTCAAACATAGTTTGAATAGTCGTGGTATTGGACTCACTCCCTATGCGTTATTATGTTTTATCTTCATCCAATCTCTTATTCTATCGAGTAGGATTGCCAATGCTTTTGTTCGCGCTGAAGAACTGGCAGAAAGTTTAAAAATTAGCAATGAATCATTGTTAGCTGTGACAGAAAACCTAGAACAAATAGTTTCAGACAGAACCTATCAATTGAATTCCTCTCTCAATCGAATTAAAAAGGACCTACTCCTCGCCAAAAAGATCCAACAAAAAATTCTGCCGGAAGATGGAATCAAATTTGATCCTTTAAAAATCCATCTTTACTTCCAACCACAGGATGAAGTGGGAGGAGATTTTTATGATATCTTTGAATTGGATAATGGGACCGTTCGATTTTTTGTCGCGGACGCAACAGGACACGGAATCCAGGCAGCGTTATATACAATGGCCATCAAATCAGAATATGAAGCCATCAAACGATTCATCACAAAAACCGATGATTTGATGAACCATCTCAACCAAAAAATCCAAAATAAGTTTTCTGGTTTGAAGATTGTTTTTTCTGGATTTTTATTGGACATTGATACCAAAACAAAAACCGTTTATTATTCCTCAGCGGGTCACCCAAATCAAATTTTTGTTTCGAATGGAACACAAATCATCTTGAACCGAACAGGCAATATCATTGGACTAAAAAAGGACCAACCCTATACGCAAAAACAATTCCCTATTTTGGAAGGGGATCGCATTTTACTGTTTACCGATGGGATGTTAGAACAAAAAAATGAAGCGCGAGAAGAGTTTGGAATGGAACGAATCCAAACCATTCTTTCTGAATTCCAAAATAAAGAATCGGAAAGAGTCCTTTCGGAACTTGTCATCCAATTGTTTTTATTCCAAGGGAAAGAAGAACAAGAAGATGACCAAACGATGGTGCTTGTAGAATGGGAAAAAAAAGATCCAGTAACTTAG
- a CDS encoding PLP-dependent aminotransferase family protein: MESNLTNLFLAKRTKHIRSSLIREILKITVKDSEFLSFAGGLPNPNLIERELLQKATEKTLISSAESALQYGDSTGVSELKQLILDTFVGMEGCDTNSICITHGSQQGLDILGKLFMEEDTNVLLEDPVYLGALQAFSPYQPKFFSLALEADGPSLSKLREILSSRRIHCFYTNPSYQNPSTITWTVEKRIAVAELLDEYEVILFEDEAYQFLDFSGTVYPSIASFRKNKDLTFVLGSFSKIISPGFRLGWVVVPNVYLEMFTRIKQGNDLNSNQFSQIVLLNLLSRFDFKEHCSKIQSYYHKQKQHLVDCLARYLPEVRFQNPQGGMFLWVEYPNVSEKEMMQHLMEKKVVMVPGNEFRLLDSDSAYFRMNFSFLQTVDMEEGVKRIASVYRDIIT; the protein is encoded by the coding sequence ATGGAATCTAATCTGACAAATCTATTTTTGGCAAAAAGAACGAAACACATTCGTTCCTCACTGATCCGTGAAATTTTAAAAATAACGGTAAAAGATTCCGAATTCCTTTCTTTTGCAGGAGGTCTACCCAACCCAAACTTAATCGAAAGAGAACTTTTACAAAAGGCGACCGAAAAAACTCTTATCTCCTCGGCCGAGAGTGCCTTACAATATGGTGATTCTACAGGTGTTTCGGAACTAAAACAACTGATCTTAGATACCTTCGTCGGCATGGAGGGATGTGATACCAACTCCATTTGTATCACCCATGGTTCCCAGCAAGGATTGGATATCCTTGGGAAACTGTTTATGGAGGAAGATACAAATGTTCTTTTGGAAGACCCAGTGTATTTAGGAGCCCTTCAGGCATTTTCTCCTTACCAACCCAAGTTTTTTTCCCTTGCATTGGAGGCAGATGGGCCTAGTCTTTCGAAGCTAAGAGAAATCCTTTCCAGTCGCCGAATCCATTGTTTTTACACCAATCCCAGTTACCAAAATCCATCCACAATTACTTGGACTGTGGAGAAACGAATCGCAGTTGCAGAGTTACTCGATGAGTATGAAGTCATCCTCTTCGAAGATGAAGCTTATCAATTCTTAGATTTTTCGGGAACGGTATATCCATCCATTGCTTCGTTTCGAAAGAATAAAGATCTAACATTTGTTTTGGGAAGTTTTTCCAAAATTATTTCACCAGGGTTTCGTTTGGGGTGGGTGGTGGTTCCGAATGTTTATCTGGAGATGTTCACTCGGATCAAACAAGGAAATGATCTCAATTCTAACCAATTTTCACAGATTGTACTGTTGAACCTTCTTTCTCGATTCGATTTCAAAGAACATTGCAGTAAGATCCAATCCTACTACCACAAACAAAAACAACACTTGGTGGATTGTTTGGCAAGATACCTTCCCGAAGTGAGATTCCAAAACCCCCAAGGGGGGATGTTCCTTTGGGTGGAATACCCGAATGTCTCTGAGAAGGAAATGATGCAACATTTGATGGAAAAAAAAGTGGTGATGGTGCCAGGGAATGAATTCCGTTTATTGGATTCAGATTCAGCTTACTTTCGGATGAATTTTAGTTTTTTACAAACAGTGGATATGGAGGAAGGGGTGAAACGAATTGCTTCTGTGTATCGCGACATAATTACGTAA
- a CDS encoding alpha/beta fold hydrolase, producing MKSKLKLHLSLIIITGTLFGCASQLHKTGISIERYRSDLETKSVVVEDLDWKYTEKPGDGETLLVVHGFGGDKDHWTRFSRHLPKNIRVIAPDLPGFGESSKPEGISYTQESQAIRLQKFTEKLGLTEFHIAGNSMGGGIAGLFASKFPKQVKTLILFDNAGIKSPVPSEMQTIELSGKESPLLVKDTEDFDRLLRFTFVKPPYLPSFLKSYFAEKSVANREWNAHILKQIRKEGYVLESQLDQIKAPCLTIWGKEDKVIHYSVMDVLKAKLKSKLETVLLENMGHAPMIEDPKLSAKLVQDWILNGSVNKD from the coding sequence ATGAAATCAAAATTAAAACTCCACCTAAGCTTAATCATCATCACAGGAACCCTTTTCGGATGTGCCTCCCAGCTTCACAAAACAGGTATTAGTATAGAAAGATACAGGTCTGACTTAGAAACAAAGTCAGTTGTAGTCGAAGATTTAGATTGGAAGTACACTGAAAAGCCTGGTGATGGTGAAACTCTCCTCGTCGTACACGGCTTTGGTGGTGACAAAGATCACTGGACCAGATTTTCCAGACACCTTCCTAAAAACATCCGAGTGATTGCACCGGACCTTCCTGGTTTTGGCGAATCGAGTAAACCGGAAGGGATCTCTTACACACAAGAATCCCAAGCCATCCGTTTGCAAAAATTTACAGAAAAACTTGGTCTAACAGAATTCCATATTGCCGGCAACTCCATGGGTGGTGGGATCGCAGGTCTCTTTGCATCTAAATTTCCAAAACAAGTGAAGACACTAATCCTTTTTGACAACGCAGGGATCAAAAGTCCAGTGCCTAGTGAAATGCAAACGATCGAACTCTCAGGAAAAGAAAGCCCCCTTCTTGTCAAAGATACCGAAGACTTTGATCGCCTGCTACGATTCACCTTTGTGAAACCACCGTATTTGCCTTCGTTTTTAAAATCCTATTTTGCCGAAAAGTCGGTCGCCAATCGGGAATGGAATGCCCATATCTTAAAACAAATTCGCAAAGAAGGTTATGTTTTAGAATCACAACTGGACCAAATCAAGGCACCCTGCCTTACAATTTGGGGGAAAGAAGACAAGGTCATCCATTATTCTGTAATGGACGTTCTCAAAGCTAAATTGAAATCCAAATTGGAAACAGTCTTATTAGAAAATATGGGCCATGCCCCTATGATCGAAGATCCAAAATTGTCCGCCAAACTGGTACAAGACTGGATTTTAAACGGATCAGTAAACAAAGATTAA
- a CDS encoding YidB family protein: MSFFESLKAVAAQAVELVQNNPQVVSGIQKIIEENGGVSGIVAKFKEKGFSEAASSWVGTGDNVSIGADDVLKVLGNDSVKDLASKVGLDTDATAGLVGNLLPLVIDKLSPDGKEPGGDIASQLSSLASLFTK; encoded by the coding sequence ATGAGTTTTTTTGAAAGTTTAAAAGCCGTAGCAGCTCAGGCAGTCGAGCTAGTCCAAAACAATCCACAAGTAGTTTCTGGAATCCAGAAGATCATCGAAGAGAACGGTGGAGTTTCTGGCATTGTTGCAAAATTCAAAGAAAAAGGGTTTTCAGAAGCCGCTTCTTCTTGGGTTGGAACGGGAGACAATGTTAGCATTGGAGCTGATGATGTGTTAAAGGTTTTAGGAAATGATTCGGTAAAAGATTTAGCATCCAAAGTGGGTCTCGACACCGATGCCACAGCAGGATTAGTGGGAAATTTATTACCACTCGTGATTGACAAACTTTCTCCCGATGGAAAGGAACCAGGTGGGGACATCGCATCCCAACTTTCGAGTTTGGCTTCTTTGTTTACGAAATAA